Below is a genomic region from Gasterosteus aculeatus chromosome 2, fGasAcu3.hap1.1, whole genome shotgun sequence.
ATGTCTCGTTTTTATCTCTTCTTTTGTATTTCTCGGCCTTTAACCGCACAGGTCGCctaccccacctccccccccgcaCTTTGCATCATGGTGTAGCATGCACTGTTTATAAACCTCGGTCTCCAGATTTTCTTTAGTCTTCTGCAACATTTTTACTTTGCAAGACTTATAGGTGCATACGTATGTGGAATATATTCAAATGAGCACAGTTCTGGCgaaggaggcgggggaggggggcgaggttTGCGTGTTATTTAATGCAGAAGGAGAGATCCACTGCTCAGGGAGGAGCTCAAAGAGATGCGCTTGTGTGCTGAGGTGATCGATGTCATCATTTAAACCCTCGAGATCAGAGTTGTCATTTTCAGTGCAATTTGCTCATCCGATTCGCGATCAGTGCTACTTCAGATGAATGCCGGCTGTGGTCGGACCTGCAGCACGTCTCTggctttggtttgtttgtctgtggtgGCTCCCATGAGAGTTTAGTCACTCACGAGGTTGTTAAGGCACAGAGCTTTACTTGCAGACATTTGTTTCATAAATGCCTGCTGGCGTAACATTCTTGTTATTAATTAGCACTGGCTTTCCGTTCCTCTGCCTCAGCTTTATTTCAGCTTCCCTTTGCAGGATGGAGACCACTTTCCTGCAGCACGGAACAGGTCGTCATGACCGTTATTGTCAAGGTAATTTTAATGTTGGTTACAAAATGTTGCCTATTGCATCGATCTATGTCAGTTTTTGAGCCCGGGTGGATTAGTTGTAGTGTGTTGATCTATTGTCACTTAAACCTAACAAGAatttttgtgtccttttttatatttgtttctttttttgtcaaatcaGCAGTTACATCTGATAGATGCAAAACAATTGACATTGGATTCAGAAATGAGAAAATTCTGCTTTTTAAGGAGTCTCAAAAAAAAATAGGTTAATTGATAGTTGAATGATTTACTTATCTTCAGTGGCGGAAATGTTATCTTACATTTGTCCATAGTTAAAGGTAAACATCAAGGTTACTCTGACATATGATGACTTACtgctcctttttcctttcttcatAACCACGACAAACCTTATTTAATTCAGGGACGTCACAACTAATTGACACTCAAagatattaatttaatttatatattcCTGTTATTTCTGGTTGTTTATTGATCTTGATGAGAGCCGTCGATATGATGAAATAACGGGTCTATATCAGCAGCTTGTTCAGCGGGTGACATGTTTTCAACGGAGCTGTCTTGAATATGTGAAGTAGTTAATGTgttgtggaaaaacaaaaacatgttgcaCTCTTCTTAGCTGGGTAATAAAGCTGACCACAGAACATCGACAAGGGGAACGTTTTAGGTAGTGAAGAATATGATTTACATCATGTTGTTAGTCCTCGTGTTTTGAACTGAAGTCTGATGACATATTGTCCTATATACTGTAATCGTTTATcattgttgacttttttttaatccatgtAGAGTAAGAAGCTCGTCCAGCATATCATCTGTGAGCTCTGTGCCACAGGCAGCTCCACGCAAAAACCACTCTAGATTTTTCATACTACTGAATTTGCATACATTGTCACAGTTTTGCAAATGGCCATGAACGTCTTCGCCACATTGTCCGTTGCATAAATGCTAATACTGTGTTTCAATGGTTTACATTAGGTGAGCTCCCGTTGCCCACCCTCTGCTATTAACGGTATGGATGTTGACCTCTGTGGCCCTCGTATGATGTTTCCTGTAACCCTTGATGAAACATAGATGTTCCTGTCATGGCTTTTTCATAGAGCTACTGAAAGATGCTACTGTCAATGTTCTAAGTTGAATGCACtgtgtgtttggaaaaaaaaaaagtaactatAATGGATCAATGATCAGGAAATCACTCCTCAAAAATAAATAGTATGTATAGTGAAATGGTTATATGATGCATTTTtggaattttatttatttcatacttgatgatggctatcattttaaCTGGTATGGTGTTGTAATGTAACCGTTCAATTTAGCAAGGAATGGTTTAATGGTTAAGAGCGTTTGTACGATCACTTCGCCCATATAAAGTATAAACCTTAACGTTTATGTTGTAGCATGGTAACTGTGTGTCTGGAAGAAAACAAGTGGTCATTGATCTGATTTGCTGTCGttgaataaatgttcctgaaaaTTTTCACTAGTTaccttcagttttttttaaatagtttgaatCTTACACTTTCAATTCTCAGCACAAAAATGCAACAATTTGGACTGGTTAGCTTTTCTTCTGTCATGCAAGAACAGTGAGTGAGCGAGAGGGTTTGTGTCgtacaattttatttatttatctttttgatCAATACATATTTAAACTATACTTCGCAGAATGTATCAAGTAAACTAAATCAACACGTCTTTGTCATTTGCTGCTGTTGGTTGGTCATCTCCGGGTAACATGACCAAAAGCACACAACAAAAAGAGcagctttattttaaattccaTCAAGAGGAGACTTGGCACTCATTGAAGTGTAGTGGTATTTCTTGCCAGCAGATGGAGGCAAGTCTAAATTACAAGATGAATGATTTAGATACTTATCTTCATCTTAGAAACTATTAACTAAAATGTGGTAATATGAAATATGGTCATATGCAATATAAATTGTGTTCCAGATTAAATTTCAACTGTGCAtcttaatacattttatttatagtgCTTTTCAAAGTACTCAAAGACTCTTATATTACaccatgattattatttttttattattgtaactGACAATAGCCAATTCCGTCTCTGTATAATATCCTATAATTATGGTGGTGTGAATTGACTTCTCATGCTCCATCAGCTGCTGACACAACACCCTTTATACCATTCTCAAATGGGCCATTCTGCATAATCACTACTACAAACAGTGCTGTTACCTTTGGTATTCTAAGTATATGTACTTTGAAGTCATGGAATGCCTGATTCGTAATGTGTACATTGCGCCGTCATCCCGCGTTTGGAAGATAATGACGTCCTCTGTGATCTCGGCTGAGACTCTTGAGTTGAGCTGATTGGATGGTGACGTCACAGGAGGCTGCTGCTAGCTAAACGAGTGAAAACACTCCCGAGGCTGAAAGTGAGGCAGCGATGAACCGACCAGGTAAGACTACTTCATCGCTCTAACCGTAATCGTAACAAATACCTCGGTTAGTCTTTAGTCGGTGGCTAATTtgcgctctgtgtgtttgtgctgctttcGACGTtggctaacgttaacgttagctccGTGTGCAACAAGTAATGTTAGCAGTTAGCTCCCGTTAGCCTCAGTTATCCGGGCAGACGGAGTAGAGTTCAGCACTTTGGACAGCTCCGGGTGCTTTGATTGTTATGTGACTGGTGTAATTTACGTCGTTTTAAAGTTTATTATACAATATTAAAAAGTGCGAACCAATAATATGCTTTATCTATCAATCCAATGTTTTTTAGACCATCTAATATTTTACTTCTCATAAGGGTATCCTATGTATTGGTGACTGTCTAAATTATCTAGATTAATTTTACCATCTGCTTTGTAAGGCTTTGGTGGGGCTTCaacatccacaagcttctcctCAAGGATAACAGAAAATGGATGCTCAGACTCGGCCCTCACAGAGGAGGATATATGCAATCTACAGATTGAACTTGCAAAGGTTATCATTCATTCACTGGcgttaaatgtatttaacagTTTCTGCTCACATATTGTTTCTActtatttagcatttttttgtgtttttccaggTTGATGATGAAATTCAGACCTTGAGGCAGGTGCTTTTGGTCAGAGAAAAATATGCAGCAGACATCAGGAGGCAGCTGGGTACGAGCCCTCTCAGTAACATCAAACAGAACCTGTCCAAGGGCTGGCAAGATGTCCAGACCTCTGCCCCGTGAGTCGACCTAAACATTGCATGTCTACGCTGATTCTTTTATCGTAAGGCGAGGGCTTTCAGATGGCCCAAAACGCCACTACATACATGCACTACATGCAGTCTAAGCAGGCTTAAGAGAATCTGGCCGACCATTTACCACGCATTGTCTTACTTTGACGTGGTTACGTAACCGTGGAAACCACACAACTGAccgttgtgtgttttgtcttgaGTCCGGCTAATCATCTGTCAACTTGTTTCAGATACCTCTCGGCCTCTGCTACTTTGGAGGACATCAGCCACTCCAACATGTGAGTGTTGGTCCTCATGTTTGCATTATTATAATTCGGAAACATTTCATGGCACAAGGGATGTTTGGCACTGCGCTCACACGCTAAAGAGGATTCTCTTCTAAGAAACGAGTGATGGGATTTTCCAGCTTGAATAGGATTGGTGCCCCGTTAATAGCCTTACAGCCGGGCTTAGTGCAACGAGCAGTTGTGTTAACAGGTAATGGCAGGACTGGCCTAAAGTGTTTGAAAAAGCGTGAGCCACATGCACTGACGTATAGGAACCTGTTGACCGTTTATCCCGTTTATGCTTTCTGTGTCACACGTGTGTTGGCGTTGTGACTGCTCTCCGTTATTCCTGACTGCTGCTACTCCTCTCAATCTGTAGATATACAAGGACCCGGGACAGTCTCACTCATGCAGGCCAGGTGACATCATCTGCACTGTCCAATATCGGCATGAACATCACCAGGAGACTGGCAGACATGAGGTACCCCCCGGGTTGGCCCAGCTTCCCTCTTCTAAGTAGTTTACCCAATTTTCCAATAGGATTTGGTAAAAAAGATATGAGTCCTAAACAATTTGAAAGTAAgaacacagagaaaaagaacatGATTAAAATGTATATAGTGAAAAAGCTACAAATGAGGTGGTAGGTAAGAATAGGTAATTCAGAAAGGTAGAGTGATGAGTAGGAATCAATATagcaaacaaatacatttaaaaaaatacattaagagTATTATGTAAAACccaggtttttgttttcaaaaaatcCTAAATCAGAAAACTTTTAGTGCACCTGTGTTTCCACGTTTTAAATGCTATTTAgtaattttcattcattttaaatagttCTACAAATATTAGTTGAATATATTTCGGATtagcaaaaagggaaaaatagcTAAGtcacaaaacattttcaaatcgATGGCAAAGATTCCCCAAATATTTCTTAATGTAAAAAGTATGTAAGTagcatacatttaaaaaaatatagtcTTTCAAAATTGTACCCATGTTAGGATGCTTTGTAAAGGACAGCACAACAGCATTTGAGGTTCATTAGGTATGTTTGTATGTGTACAAATGGGGTCCAAAATCCCATTGAATCAGAGTGCTTTTGTTAAGCCAGTGGGCAATTTTAATCCAATCACATTATTACATCTGGACATCATCATCAACCGTCTGTGGATGTCATACATGTTAAAAAAGAAGCTGATGTGACgtcatctgtgtgtttgtctttatcTCAACAGAGCTCTGCCTCTTCCGAGCCCACCACGGTAAGCCtgagtgtgtctgtatgtattaTTACAGCAGTGTGAAATTAGTCTGTTTCAAGTAAAACTCCTTTTGAATCTTACTGAAAAAAGTATTGGGATCgtaaaaagaatatatatatattgatgtgGAAACTGAAATTTTGACTGCCCATTGTCCCTGGTAAACataacacataaatatatatgtgtgtgtgtgtgcgtgtatgtatatgtgtgtatatatgtatatgtgtgtatatatgtatatgtgtgtatatatatatatatgtatatgtgtatatatatatatatgtatatgtgtatatatatatacatatatatatgtgtatatatatatacatatatatatgtatatatatatatgtgtatatgtgtatatgtatatatgtatatgtgtatatatatgtatatatgtatatgtgtatatatatatgtatatgtgtatatatatatatgtatatgtgtatatgtgtatatatatatatgtatatatgtatatgtgtatatatatatatgtatatatgtatatgtgtatatgtatatgtgtatatatatatatgtatatatgtatatgtgtatatatatatatgtatatgtgtatatatatatgtatatgtgtatatatatgtgtgtgtatatatatatgtatatgtgtatatatatatgtatatgtgtatatatatgtatatgtgtatgtgtgtgtatatatatatatatgtgtgtatatatatgtgtatatatatatatatgtgtatgtgtatatatatatatatatgtgtatatatatgtatgtatgtatatgtatatatatatatatatatatagatgtgtatatgtatatatatgtaaatcggtatatatatatatatgtgtgtatgtatatatgtgtgtatatatatatatatatatatataagctttatTTGTCACTTACAATGTTAAAACGTCCTCTCTTCTGCCTCCCCAATGACACAAAGCACCCTGAGCCACACCATGAGTGTTCCGTCTATGAGGTAAAACATCACTGCTACTCTTCATTTACCGCATAATGATACATTTGTTTGctcaaacacaaatgtttgAAGATCTGTCATGAATTGTagaaaaaatgttcaaatatgtCCTGTGTAATTTGTCTATACGTTGCTCTGTAGACATTCTTCTACATTCAAGTCTTTTGAGGAAATGGTTGGAAATGTGAAGGTGAGTATATCAAAACAGCACAGTTATTTCTGTGTATATTATTGAGCATTGATCACTTTCCTACTTGGATCCCACAGGACAAAGTGGGTGGCGGTCTCACAAATAACGGAGACACCTCTGGATTTGAAAGAAGATCCTCCCGCACATGAGATGAACCCTTACTACATATCACtaatgatgtttgttttttcataaaactAGAAAATAGAATTGATCTTCTTTTGCTCCTTTTACTGTGTTAATTTCtcaattgttatttattttattaatacaaTATGACGAATAGAATGTATGACAATTACAATGCGAAATCATTGTAAAATGACATGTCAAAATAGTCTTTGAATGTGAATATCTTTCTGCTTGTTGGATAAATGTATGTACAAGTTATTTACTTTGATATGCAGTGTCTAGTAAACCCATCCCGTAGTTGTAATAGGCATTCATTGACATTAATTGTGACATTTACTAAACAAAATATCATAAACAAgtatttttgtaatttcagatttttcaaTTAAAGTCAATTGAATGGTGATTGGTCTATTGTTGTTTTTCGTCATGttaaatttatttaatttacttgGTGATGGTTTTATTCTCTATCGAACCTTTGGGTGGCGTTAGAGGcttcaaatgtttcaaatgtgttttttaggaTAAGGTGTATGCGTCCGTTCAATTGCATCCACTTTAATTGTAATAAGGGAGTACTGATCCATAAATTCAGAGTACTTACGACATTTAGTGCCATGGAAGGTGTTATTACGCTACGCCAGTAGGtctcaaactttttctgtcatGACCCACTTTGGAGGAAGATAAATGTTATTGATCCACCGCCCTAACAACATGTGGACGTTtaattgaaataacattttgtgactGCTCCCTATAaggtttttaaaataatgaaaaaaaaactgcgATCACTTTCAAGTAAACCAgattggggggaaaaagtacAACCATCTTCCAAATAAACTTctgtacaaaacaaatatttggcaaagaCGCGATTCTCACTCGAGCCCATCTCAGTTTGAGAATTGTACTTCACTAAATACGCATAAGAGTGAGAAAAGATAcgttccctgaccgggaatcgaacccgggccgcggcggtgagagcgccgaatcctaaccactagaccaccagggagcGGCGAATGTTTGCTGGTCACATAGAGGTTTATACCTCTAAATTATTCACATAAGTTGGGAAGAACGCGTTGGACGTCGTTTATTTGACGTATAACTATTAGCTGTGAGCTACAGCTACCGCGGCGTTATGTCCTTCAGTCTTTCATATCAGCGGGTTCATGTAAGTGTCCTTTTTTCTGACGTCATCAAGTTCCCCTCACCGAGGAGAACAACGCGTGTTCTCGTAATCATTTAGACTCCGCCCCGTGCCACAACAGCACGTGCAGGCTAGGCACCTATAAAGCTCGGTCCTCCCATAGAGGGGGCAGTCAGTGCTTTAAGGTCGTCTACTAAATGGGCCATCGTCACAGTTAGCGCTATTCGCGCCTTTCAACCACGTCCTGATCTTAAAGGTAGGTCGAAATAatcttcttttgtgtgtttaaacatGAACTAAATCGGGTTTATCTTGTATTTATCTCACAACATCTTCAACACAAATTATAATTTACTTATGAGCTGGATTATTTGTTATATTCTTAGGTGTGCAGTTCTGTGTTTTCCCACACCTATTTTAACAATCTCAGCACAACATGCAGACCTTTTATGAGCACATGCAGTAGATCTGCTACTTGTTACAGGTACAATCTGCCTTCTGGCTATTATTGAGTTTATGCTTCAAGTCTCTGCTATGTTTATCCAGGCAATGAGTTGCTGTCCTTGTCTGCTCCATGAAATCCCTAAATCTAATCTGCTGCTCACCTGGTGTTAAGCTTCATAGTTCAGCTGGTTCTCCAGTCTGCTAACACACTCCTCTTAAAGACAAACATGTAATataaaatgcacacacaaacatataacTCATTCTTCATTCTTGTACATTTTTAATCTACTAAATTAATAGAGTGTATATCGTACTAAAATTGGATGGAACCACCTATAATTTCCTTATAAACGTGCACCTGGTGGTAATGGCACAATCTTTTTGCCAGAAACCTCCATGGTTACGCAGCCTTCTTGCGCGCTAAGCCTCGGAGTTTAGACTAACATTATGGAATTCTCGTTATTTGAGCCATGGGAAACCGGAATCTAGGAAGCAGCTGCTTATGATTTATTACTAGGTGGGTAGGAATAAATCagagtgcgtgcgtgcatgcatgcatgcaaaaaAAGCTTGTCGTGAAATAGTCTCCTTTACCCAAAGCATTATTTAATAGTAATATATGCAATAGAtattaaataaaaggaaacatttttaatatatatatataaaaaacaccGTAACCGCATTCATTTTCTTATATTTCCAGCTAATAATACCTGTACCATCGGTGTCCAGGTTTCCATTTCTCCACCCGTGAGCAATTTTCCAGCTAAGGGCGGCAAAAATGGCAGCAATTCCATCCACTGGCTCCCTCATCGCCACGCACGATTACTACAGAAGTGAGTGACATGTGGCTTGTACGCTTTTCAATGGCAAGACAACATCTTTGATTGCTTTTTCATTCTGGATATTCTGACGGCAGTGTAGGTATTCTCCCTGTGGGAGAtgacttgatgttttttttctaaaacctttctctttttaaaaaaaatgattccagGGCGCCTGGGATCCAACTCCAGCAACAGCTCCTGTGGGAGTGCGGAGTACACTGGAGAGGTTATTCCACACCCCCCAGGTATGTACaacaaaaaatgacttttttttttgcaaaatctCCCTGCAGCAAACTGAGCTCCCATTTATGATTCATGCCCTCTTCAGGTCTTCAAAGGCAAGATTCTGGCCACTGGTGGACTTCATTTTTCTTTGCCAAACAAAACCAGCCCGGCATGCCGAACGGATCTGACACTCAAAAGTGAGCGTAGTGACAAACAAACGTATAACCAAATGTCAGTTAATGGGGTGCGGTGACGATTGGTCCTGTGGGGTTAAGCTAAGCCTTCTTTTTGGTTTACAGGAACAGCACCTACACAGTGGCCAACGGTCAGGTGACCTGCGTCGCCAGGGAAATGGTTTTGAACAGAAAACTCAGTGTAAGCAGCGACAACGGAAAGTCCGAAACATCGACCCCTCCACCTACTTCCGCCTAGACTCCACCCCCGCCTCACCTACCTGTCTCCTGCCATCGCCCCCCTACATGGCCCCTACATGGCCCCTACATGGCCCCCACATGGCCCCCACATGGCCTCCACAGCTCGTCACCCATCACCTAGTCCACGTCAccggagatgatgatgatgatgatggtggttgtTACTTTTTAGTCAATGCTTTCTGTTTTTTGCCCACCAATAGTATATTTTTGTTATGaccaaaagtttaaaaaagtatgtaaaagtgtttttcattttgttcttgtgactttaaactttaaactgttaataaataataaataaaatgcttaCAGCATTAAGCAGCGTGTTTTCTGATTCCACACAGCtgttttgaacctttttatAGATCGGTAATTGTACTTAGTTTCTACAATGAGCCTCAGATCCTCGGCGCAGTTGTCACAACTAATGCAGCCTACTTTCCAAACTAATCGGTTTATCCGTGACATGGTTATAATACAGCTCACAAAACTTGTTTCACCTGAGCACGAATGTGGGTCAACAGCTTCTAGAGAAGGTTTGTGGGTTTCGTTCAACAATGAAATGCATGTGCTCAATATATTTTGGTTCTCCAAATGTAAAAATGGCTTTAACAGAGTCTAACATTAGGTGACCCCGGACATTTATGCAACACGTTTGAAAGCAGGTCGACGGTCTGCCTGCACGGCTCAGATGACCACATTCTTCCAGTGCTGCGAGGGGAGCGCTTGTGTTTCCTTGCAGtctgtgtgtggtttttattcAATGCAACGTGTGTTGGATAACGTGTTAAAAGCAATATAAGTGGCAACAAATCTATCTTAAATAATATAATACCACAAACTCTGGTAGAACCAATGTTTTTGAAGGTTTTCATGTCAGGTACTACTGACCGTTTGATAGATCAATACATGCACAAGTTCTCTGAATGGAGTTTGTTAGTGGAGTGATATGTGGGGAACATTTTGCAATGTGTACACAGAGAACTAAGAATAGACTCAGAGGATTGAGTCCAGATCCTTCATCAGATAACCTCTCTGTTCCAAAAGGAAAGTTGTATGTTTCCAGCACATCATTCATGTCTTTAGACCTCTATCCGTTTAAAAAGTGCTCAATCTGTCCCGCACGCCCTCCAAAGCTGCTTTATTTCAGGCGACGTATCTGGGAAGCGTTTGGGTTTAAAGACGTCCTGCGATCCCGGGCGAGTACAATACTTCCCGCGGCTCTTCAGCGACACGGGAGGCGTTCTCTCCCTTCGCAGGCCGCTTTGGGTTTCTCAGTACAAAGTTCAAGGAACACAGTGAACGACCCACGAATAATCACCACAACAGCACAGTTCCAAAttagtaaaaatatatttgactaATTCCAGATtgttttttgagtaatttttaGAGGTTAATGGGTAACAGACGGCATGTCGACATAAAGGCCACCAGCACAAATATCATGCATTTCTCAGCAAGACAGAAAAGCGTTTATATAGAAAATATCTGTGAATCCGATCGGGACAGAATGAGTTATTCAGGACCTTTGTAGTAGACTGCATCAACGATTTTCTGTCCACCTAATCCTATTACT
It encodes:
- the LOC120829859 gene encoding tumor protein D54, which encodes MNRPGFGGASTSTSFSSRITENGCSDSALTEEDICNLQIELAKVDDEIQTLRQVLLVREKYAADIRRQLGTSPLSNIKQNLSKGWQDVQTSAPYLSASATLEDISHSNIYTRTRDSLTHAGQVTSSALSNIGMNITRRLADMRALPLPSPPRTLSHTMSVPSMRHSSTFKSFEEMVGNVKDKVGGGLTNNGDTSGFERRSSRT
- the ppdpfa gene encoding pancreatic progenitor cell differentiation and proliferation factor A, translating into MAAIPSTGSLIATHDYYRRRLGSNSSNSSCGSAEYTGEVIPHPPGLQRQDSGHWWTSFFFAKQNQPGMPNGSDTQKNSTYTVANGQVTCVAREMVLNRKLSVSSDNGKSETSTPPPTSA